Proteins encoded together in one Pseudomonadota bacterium window:
- a CDS encoding AAA family ATPase encodes MEIPYLEYLGLSEKPFGLTPDTGFYFESETHKEALEHLKFFLGQREGIALIYGEVGSGKTILSRMFLNSLDKTLYNTALILNPIMDEEEFIKEIMGELGISWEDSSKKSLLDGLSNFFIEEHKKGKDTILVIDESQVLSRNLLELIRILSNIETEKEKILHTVLFAQTEFMDTLHEPDMKNLSQRITVVYKLKNFSQKETRAYINFRLYKAGSKGSLQFSDGAVDLIHNTSQGCPRLINMICDRCLLVLYSQSKNIVDEKTVENVINDESIIFLKQTGAGTKRSKKYFIPLGIIILLFLCLVFAFFYTDTIHKMMDYSRKKASQIKTAEISKTTNAISTPSKTSASSDPSYLISAEPGEYVLICEKDAKTIQLYKKGNSGFDLLKSFPCAIGKIHSYKQHYEDPSIPEGIFFFTKFISSDGLRPAYGYGAYVLNFPNLLNFKDGKKDGRIWLHGHSKNKGLSNDPENTKLGIAIGNDSLKEIHAIIRQNGAPFVIVRRIDYIDKVVRENIQREIESFLDSWKKSWESINTEKLLAHYSNDFLGNHRENLNAFKQIKEKVNKTKRFIRIDIEKPCIFLSPGFGETVAIVRFYQKYSSDNFSDGSLKVLYIQKKGAEWKIIGEDTL; translated from the coding sequence ATGGAAATTCCATATCTCGAATATCTTGGCCTTTCTGAAAAGCCCTTCGGTCTTACCCCTGATACGGGTTTCTATTTTGAATCCGAAACACACAAAGAAGCCCTGGAACATCTTAAGTTCTTTCTCGGTCAGAGGGAAGGGATTGCCCTCATATATGGTGAAGTGGGCAGCGGCAAGACGATTCTCTCCAGGATGTTCCTTAACTCTCTCGATAAAACCCTGTACAATACCGCCCTCATTCTTAATCCTATAATGGATGAAGAAGAATTCATAAAAGAAATCATGGGAGAGCTTGGTATTTCCTGGGAAGACTCATCAAAAAAAAGTCTTCTTGACGGTCTGAGCAATTTTTTCATAGAAGAGCATAAAAAAGGCAAAGACACTATCCTTGTCATAGATGAATCGCAGGTACTCTCCCGTAACTTACTGGAATTGATTAGAATCCTCTCAAATATCGAAACCGAAAAAGAAAAGATTCTCCATACGGTTCTATTTGCCCAGACTGAATTTATGGATACATTACACGAACCTGATATGAAAAATCTGTCTCAGAGAATCACTGTCGTATATAAGCTCAAAAATTTTTCACAGAAGGAAACCAGGGCTTACATAAATTTCAGGCTCTATAAGGCCGGCTCTAAGGGTTCCCTCCAGTTTTCTGATGGGGCCGTAGATCTTATACACAATACATCACAGGGCTGTCCGAGACTCATTAATATGATTTGTGACAGATGTCTGCTCGTCCTCTACTCCCAATCAAAAAATATTGTGGATGAGAAAACCGTGGAAAACGTCATCAACGATGAGAGCATCATATTCCTGAAACAGACAGGCGCAGGGACAAAGCGAAGCAAAAAATATTTCATTCCGCTTGGTATCATTATTCTCTTGTTTCTCTGTCTTGTCTTCGCATTCTTTTACACTGATACAATTCATAAAATGATGGATTACTCACGGAAAAAGGCATCTCAAATTAAAACCGCAGAAATATCAAAAACAACAAATGCAATATCAACCCCTTCGAAAACATCTGCATCTTCCGACCCCTCTTATCTCATCTCTGCTGAACCGGGGGAATATGTTCTCATCTGCGAGAAAGATGCTAAAACTATCCAACTTTATAAAAAGGGAAATTCCGGCTTCGATCTTCTGAAATCCTTTCCCTGTGCTATTGGGAAAATACACAGCTATAAACAACATTATGAAGACCCTTCTATCCCTGAAGGTATTTTTTTCTTCACAAAATTTATTTCCAGCGACGGCCTTCGACCTGCCTACGGGTATGGGGCCTATGTCCTGAACTTCCCAAACCTCCTCAATTTTAAAGATGGTAAAAAAGACGGGCGGATATGGCTTCATGGACATTCAAAAAATAAAGGGCTGAGCAACGACCCGGAAAATACAAAACTCGGGATAGCTATTGGAAATGACTCCCTGAAGGAGATTCACGCGATCATCAGGCAAAATGGAGCGCCTTTTGTGATAGTCAGGAGAATCGACTATATTGACAAAGTTGTCCGGGAAAACATACAGAGAGAGATAGAGTCCTTCCTCGATTCATGGAAAAAATCCTGGGAAAGTATCAATACAGAAAAGCTTCTCGCTCATTATTCCAACGACTTTCTCGGCAATCATAGAGAAAACTTAAATGCCTTTAAACAAATCAAAGAAAAAGTGAATAAAACCAAACGGTTCATACGTATTGATATTGAAAAGCCATGCATTTTCCTCTCGCCTGGGTTTGGGGAGACGGTCGCCATTGTCAGGTTTTATCAAAAATACTCTTCCGACAACTTTTCAGACGGCTCCCTCAAGGTACTCTATATACAGAAAAAAGGGGCAGAATGGAAAATCATCGGCGAAGACACTTTGTAA
- a CDS encoding glycosyltransferase family 2 protein yields the protein MMLSIIIPAYNERNFIEEVVRRVMDAPYDKEIIIVDDGSTDGTREWLSSQLETPQDRTGEPAYRRIGEEEQRAGSREQRAGSEEKPITHHLGQKHSGAGPSPITHHVNEVKVIFHEKNMGKGGAVRTGVNVASGDIILVQDADLEYDPKDYPTLLEPILEGKADVVYGSRFLGGTHRVHYFWHYVGNMLITLISNMATDLNLTDMETGYKVFKREVFQGIEIKSNRFGFEPEITAKVARKGCVVYEVPISYYGRSYEEGKKITWKDGVKAVFTILKYKWFSR from the coding sequence ATGATGCTTTCCATCATAATTCCTGCATATAATGAGAGAAATTTTATCGAGGAAGTCGTCCGGAGGGTTATGGATGCGCCTTATGATAAGGAAATTATCATTGTCGATGACGGGTCAACGGATGGAACGAGAGAGTGGCTCAGTTCACAGTTGGAGACGCCGCAAGACCGAACCGGCGAACCGGCGTATCGGCGTATCGGCGAAGAAGAGCAGAGAGCAGGGAGCAGAGAGCAGAGAGCAGGGAGCGAAGAGAAACCCATTACCCATCACCTCGGACAAAAGCACTCCGGGGCAGGCCCATCACCCATCACCCATCACGTGAACGAAGTGAAGGTCATCTTCCACGAAAAAAATATGGGAAAGGGCGGTGCGGTAAGGACTGGCGTTAATGTTGCCAGTGGAGATATTATTCTTGTTCAGGATGCAGACCTTGAATATGACCCCAAGGATTACCCGACGTTGCTTGAACCCATCCTTGAGGGCAAGGCTGATGTTGTATATGGTTCAAGGTTCCTGGGGGGTACCCACAGGGTGCACTATTTCTGGCACTATGTGGGCAATATGCTCATTACCTTAATTTCCAATATGGCTACCGATTTAAACCTTACCGATATGGAGACCGGCTACAAAGTCTTCAAAAGAGAGGTTTTTCAAGGAATCGAGATCAAATCAAACAGGTTCGGGTTCGAGCCTGAAATTACCGCCAAGGTTGCGAGAAAAGGCTGTGTCGTCTATGAAGTTCCCATCTCCTATTATGGAAGGAGTTACGAGGAAGGCAAGAAGATTACCTGGAAAGACGGGGTAAAGGCGGTATTTACCATACTCAAGTATAAATGGTTCAGCAGATAA
- a CDS encoding prepilin-type N-terminal cleavage/methylation domain-containing protein: MNSAWQPQALACVERLKAVDMKPAEGREQRAKSKKQKGYNSPLSALRSPLNHKGFTLIELIIVIILAGILVAAIAVKISLTPSQTANITAVDQAVADIQYVQMLALGNRSNRSIVFTSGSATYTIQNNSGVTIETKTLPSGTSAGTTVTFAFNSLGELTGGSNLTLTLGGHTITVYRITGKVVTS, translated from the coding sequence GTGAATAGTGCATGGCAGCCGCAGGCTTTAGCCTGCGTGGAAAGGTTGAAGGCAGTGGATATGAAACCAGCAGAGGGCAGAGAGCAAAGGGCAAAGAGTAAAAAGCAAAAAGGATATAACTCTCCGCTCTCCGCTCTCCGCTCTCCGCTCAATCATAAAGGCTTTACCCTCATTGAATTAATCATCGTTATCATCCTTGCCGGTATTCTTGTTGCCGCAATTGCAGTAAAAATATCGCTTACCCCGTCCCAGACTGCCAACATTACGGCCGTTGACCAGGCGGTTGCCGATATTCAGTATGTACAGATGCTCGCGCTTGGAAACAGGAGCAACAGGAGTATTGTATTTACCAGCGGTTCTGCAACCTACACGATACAAAACAACAGCGGCGTAACGATTGAGACAAAAACTCTTCCCAGTGGTACGTCAGCGGGTACTACCGTGACGTTTGCCTTTAACTCCTTAGGTGAGTTGACGGGGGGATCGAACCTCACTCTCACATTAGGGGGACACACAATCACCGTTTATCGTATAACAGGGAAGGTGGTGACTTCATGA
- a CDS encoding prepilin-type N-terminal cleavage/methylation domain-containing protein, whose amino-acid sequence MNSRKKPITNYELRPIHSSRGRGAKGPRGQETRVQGFKGSRVEGKSSKTSHVPRPTNKGFTLIELIIFIIIAGIFLPATYIAFSSAMKQGTQPEDYTRGMLLAEQTMELATKRGYTQLALDIAAPPTCAAIGVSAPAGWNINTTCAWTPSFRSFNGTTFSASVPAAPYIQIVVTVTTPAPQSNTYTSTGMVTNHAF is encoded by the coding sequence GTGAATAGTAGAAAAAAACCAATTACCAATTACGAATTACGGCCGATTCACAGTTCAAGGGGTCGAGGGGCCAAGGGGCCAAGGGGCCAAGAAACAAGGGTTCAAGGGTTCAAGGGTTCAAGGGTCGAGGGAAAATCATCAAAAACGTCCCACGTCCCACGTCCCACGAACAAAGGTTTTACCCTCATCGAACTTATTATTTTCATCATCATTGCCGGGATATTCCTCCCTGCTACCTATATAGCATTTTCCTCTGCCATGAAACAGGGGACACAACCCGAAGACTATACAAGGGGAATGCTCCTTGCCGAACAGACCATGGAACTTGCTACAAAAAGAGGGTATACCCAGCTTGCATTAGATATAGCAGCCCCTCCTACATGTGCTGCTATTGGCGTAAGCGCCCCGGCAGGGTGGAATATAAACACAACCTGTGCCTGGACGCCATCGTTTCGTTCGTTTAATGGAACCACCTTTAGCGCTTCTGTCCCTGCAGCACCCTACATACAAATTGTAGTGACAGTAACGACTCCGGCTCCACAAAGCAACACCTATACGTCAACGGGGATGGTCACCAATCATGCCTTCTAA
- a CDS encoding type II secretion system protein has protein sequence MPSKMNKGFTLIEMIITIVVLGILGVFTFAFFGNYVSTYTQMRDRRNMHQEAVYIIERISRELRDATTVTSTSPLSFQIPSSALATGGDTSTTISYSLSGTQLNRTGNISGSILMGDNVNVFTVTSPVANCYFITLRRGTGTETEYQTVVCPKNIPSPSGFGGNYADVF, from the coding sequence ATGCCTTCTAAAATGAATAAAGGATTTACCTTGATAGAAATGATAATAACAATCGTAGTCCTTGGCATATTGGGTGTTTTTACCTTTGCCTTTTTTGGAAATTATGTGAGCACATACACGCAGATGAGAGACCGGAGAAACATGCACCAAGAAGCAGTATATATCATTGAAAGGATATCAAGGGAGCTTAGGGATGCCACAACAGTTACCTCAACAAGCCCCCTTTCTTTCCAGATACCGAGTTCTGCGTTGGCGACAGGAGGAGATACAAGCACCACAATCTCGTACAGCCTCTCGGGAACCCAATTGAACAGAACCGGAAACATCTCAGGCAGTATACTCATGGGCGACAATGTGAATGTTTTTACCGTGACAAGTCCTGTTGCAAACTGTTATTTCATAACACTTCGGAGGGGTACGGGTACTGAAACTGAATACCAGACAGTGGTATGCCCGAAAAATATCCCGTCACCATCGGGCTTTGGGGGGAACTATGCAGACGTTTTTTAA
- a CDS encoding AbrB/MazE/SpoVT family DNA-binding domain-containing protein: MSLVKVKRHSQITIPNDIRKKFKIAEGDYLEIGEHNNELVLKPVKMIHPDEAYFHTKEWQAGEAEADKDIAEGNTIGPFDNIGDALNALKTAKI, encoded by the coding sequence ATGTCTTTAGTTAAGGTAAAAAGGCATTCTCAAATTACAATCCCTAATGACATCAGGAAAAAATTTAAAATTGCCGAAGGTGACTATTTAGAAATTGGGGAGCACAATAACGAATTAGTGCTTAAGCCGGTTAAAATGATTCACCCGGATGAAGCCTATTTCCACACTAAAGAATGGCAGGCAGGCGAGGCTGAGGCTGACAAGGATATTGCCGAGGGTAACACAATAGGTCCTTTTGATAATATTGGAGATGCTTTGAATGCCCTGAAAACTGCCAAAATATGA
- a CDS encoding AbrB/MazE/SpoVT family DNA-binding domain-containing protein → MKITSKGQVTIPIEIREQLGLLPQTEVVFKITGKELRLIKTKENHGRGKNIVERMRGKGTIKMTTDEIMELTRG, encoded by the coding sequence ATGAAAATAACGTCAAAAGGACAGGTAACAATACCGATTGAAATCAGAGAGCAATTAGGGCTATTGCCCCAGACCGAGGTCGTATTTAAAATTACCGGAAAAGAGCTGCGTCTGATAAAAACGAAAGAAAACCACGGACGGGGAAAAAATATTGTTGAAAGAATGCGCGGGAAGGGTACAATAAAAATGACTACCGATGAGATTATGGAATTAACAAGGGGCTAA
- a CDS encoding type II toxin-antitoxin system VapC family toxin, translating into MEILVDSNVILDVVTEDKKWFQWSSDTLAYCANDNILVINPIIYAEISICFKNIEDLEEALSPEYYRRDQLPWEAAFLTGKCFIDYRRKGGEKHAPLPDFYIGAHAAVTGMSLLTRDDTRYRTYFPKLKLIAPGV; encoded by the coding sequence TTGGAAATCCTTGTGGACAGCAATGTTATCCTCGATGTTGTGACAGAGGACAAAAAGTGGTTTCAATGGTCATCAGACACATTAGCCTATTGTGCAAATGATAATATTCTTGTTATTAATCCGATTATTTACGCTGAAATATCGATTTGTTTTAAAAATATTGAAGACCTCGAAGAAGCGTTGTCGCCGGAATATTACAGGAGGGATCAGCTTCCATGGGAGGCGGCATTTCTGACAGGAAAGTGTTTTATCGACTATCGCAGAAAGGGAGGAGAAAAACATGCTCCTCTACCGGATTTCTACATCGGCGCTCATGCTGCTGTAACTGGGATGTCGTTGCTCACAAGGGATGATACGCGATACAGAACATATTTTCCGAAGCTTAAACTAATAGCACCTGGAGTTTAA
- the pilM gene encoding pilus assembly protein PilM: MDQLGIDIGTVSVKYLRWRGKKERGTIISKGSYPYTGDYANLAEILDDIVIKEGNELEVSIGLTSQDIQKRIFTIPILPKNELKDALNWSVSKVLSTPLEEMIYEFSMLGEVDERGTKKQEVLFTGIQKTDVDNILSVINQAGFQRVSLLTDIAFTFAPVMEKDDKNSVAVIDVGGRQSGIYIFYNRELCFVRDIMTASESFTDALMSGLNLPYDDAEKYKRDFGFHDEALVALSVPLERLSGEIQRTFSVYSQRYPEKPVRKAFITGGGAKIPGFSSKLAESLIEEIDVLRPPVDIDDEYLPSYILCAHHEGLINLLPEEIKAQVKQEIYSKWIRIGTVAMVSVLIVFSLNILNKMNHANISLQAEKTVIDGKKKQYVTFSNLAATGTQYNEFMAIQNEIKKKDVTFIALMKYLSVTLPENIHLKELEFDRYNKIIAGIPKDPIKEALLKSEKTIKEGMPGVFKEALTGDPQKDAAAAMAAKKAAEASEKDYGIKIMGYIYGDVDLAETALMNILVRLQKMGFLYNVDIAQKEIKDIKGQKVLEFMLTARCMMYEI; the protein is encoded by the coding sequence TTGGATCAGCTTGGCATAGATATAGGAACAGTCAGCGTTAAGTACCTGCGATGGAGAGGCAAGAAAGAGAGAGGGACTATCATCTCAAAGGGGAGTTATCCCTACACCGGTGATTATGCTAACTTAGCAGAAATCTTAGACGATATTGTAATAAAAGAAGGCAATGAGCTTGAAGTCTCGATAGGCCTTACCTCGCAGGATATACAAAAACGGATTTTTACAATACCAATACTTCCGAAGAATGAGCTGAAGGATGCCCTTAACTGGTCCGTATCAAAGGTGTTGTCCACGCCCCTTGAAGAGATGATCTATGAATTTTCAATGCTTGGTGAGGTTGACGAAAGGGGTACAAAAAAGCAGGAAGTGCTCTTTACGGGTATTCAAAAGACGGATGTCGATAATATCCTGTCTGTTATCAACCAGGCAGGTTTTCAGAGGGTCAGTCTACTGACGGATATTGCCTTTACCTTTGCACCGGTTATGGAGAAGGACGACAAGAATTCTGTTGCCGTTATCGATGTTGGCGGCAGACAGTCCGGTATTTATATCTTTTATAACCGGGAGTTGTGCTTTGTAAGGGATATAATGACTGCCTCCGAGAGCTTTACTGATGCCCTTATGAGTGGCCTGAACCTTCCTTATGATGATGCCGAGAAGTATAAACGTGATTTTGGATTTCACGATGAAGCCCTCGTTGCTTTAAGTGTCCCCCTTGAAAGGCTGTCAGGGGAGATTCAAAGGACTTTCAGTGTATACAGCCAGAGGTACCCGGAAAAACCGGTAAGGAAGGCGTTTATCACCGGTGGAGGGGCAAAAATTCCCGGTTTTTCCAGTAAACTGGCAGAGTCTTTGATAGAAGAGATAGATGTGTTGCGTCCTCCGGTTGACATTGATGATGAGTATTTACCGTCTTATATTCTCTGTGCCCACCATGAAGGCCTTATCAATTTGCTGCCCGAAGAGATCAAGGCACAGGTTAAGCAGGAGATTTACAGTAAATGGATCAGGATCGGGACGGTTGCAATGGTTTCGGTGCTGATTGTATTTTCTTTGAATATCTTGAACAAAATGAACCATGCAAATATTTCCCTTCAGGCAGAGAAAACTGTCATTGATGGAAAAAAGAAGCAGTATGTTACATTCTCGAATTTGGCAGCGACGGGTACCCAGTACAATGAGTTTATGGCAATTCAAAATGAAATCAAAAAGAAAGATGTCACATTTATTGCCTTGATGAAATATCTATCTGTAACGTTACCGGAAAACATACATTTGAAAGAATTAGAGTTTGACAGATATAACAAGATAATTGCAGGTATTCCGAAGGATCCAATAAAGGAAGCATTACTCAAATCAGAGAAGACCATTAAAGAAGGAATGCCAGGGGTTTTCAAAGAAGCCCTGACCGGCGATCCCCAGAAAGATGCTGCTGCTGCGATGGCTGCCAAGAAGGCTGCCGAGGCATCCGAAAAAGATTATGGTATAAAAATAATGGGATATATTTATGGTGATGTCGATTTAGCGGAAACTGCCCTGATGAATATATTGGTCAGATTACAGAAAATGGGTTTTTTGTATAACGTTGATATTGCCCAAAAAGAGATAAAGGATATCAAGGGGCAAAAGGTTTTGGAGTTTATGCTGACCGCACGGTGTATGATGTATGAAATTTAA
- the pilO gene encoding type 4a pilus biogenesis protein PilO, translating into MKFKFKMFYVWLVVPVMIIVLWVFIFYMPFSAKIKQKEKELSNLKQEEQKIEVNIRDAIDVKKRKEQVKSSIIELQMQLPTIDEFPDFMIGLLKDIRKEAVSLSSFSSNFSSLESRPGLLLVHPVFEIGLKGKYINMGKFLDDLEDRKVYRGILKAKISYDEKEYPALTGKFAVEFTARRSGVLEGK; encoded by the coding sequence ATGAAATTTAAATTCAAGATGTTCTATGTTTGGCTTGTAGTGCCTGTGATGATTATTGTTTTATGGGTTTTTATTTTCTATATGCCATTTTCGGCAAAGATAAAACAGAAAGAGAAAGAACTTTCGAATCTGAAGCAGGAAGAACAAAAAATTGAAGTGAATATCAGAGACGCCATCGATGTAAAAAAGCGGAAAGAACAGGTTAAATCGTCAATCATTGAACTACAGATGCAATTACCTACGATCGACGAATTCCCGGATTTTATGATCGGATTACTTAAGGATATAAGAAAAGAGGCAGTATCCCTGAGCAGCTTTAGCAGTAATTTTTCATCACTTGAAAGCAGACCCGGGTTATTGCTCGTACACCCGGTTTTTGAAATCGGCCTGAAGGGCAAATACATAAATATGGGGAAGTTTCTCGATGATCTGGAGGATAGAAAGGTCTATAGAGGGATTTTAAAAGCAAAAATATCATACGATGAAAAGGAATATCCTGCTCTAACGGGAAAATTTGCGGTAGAATTTACAGCAAGGAGGTCGGGTGTCCTTGAAGGTAAGTAA
- a CDS encoding secretin N-terminal domain-containing protein yields MKKLCCFIALLCIFVSCTHTEKAKDTPSPVSQSLDIASPVSASVEQEKKIEIIKPKELYSFSLREADVKDVLRAIAKQTNYNMVIEPDVEGECTVDLKDVTLEKALEYIVEPLEFSYKIEGRTAYVSKPKLETKIFPINYLALRKTGFSTVFGNTGGTSTGGGAAPTGGTSTTSGTGAAGAGASGSTVILRSETDSDIWKILEENVKKLNSKEGTVFVNNQANMVVVTDYPKNVKSVVRFLEGIEAIVHRQVMIEAKIVEVQLNDGYKEGINWQLLNGKLWDYTINVGQQLRSPIVLPGGAQTATDSPFFAFFVGGQHLDINNTFVELLKTQGTINIVSSPKIVTMNNQRAVIKVAKQDVYFDVQQSTGSGAATPTVTYTPRFINVGLILDVIPQIDDIGNIILNIHPMLTNKVSEVLQPINTGVGPTTYTSVPVLDVRETDTMVKMKDGDTVIIGGLLQDYKKNDVKGIPGLMSIPLFGKLFSYTEETSTKVELVVLLTPRIIYSGDRK; encoded by the coding sequence ATGAAAAAGCTCTGTTGTTTTATTGCATTGTTGTGTATTTTTGTCTCCTGTACCCACACGGAGAAGGCAAAAGATACCCCGTCCCCTGTGAGCCAGTCCTTGGATATCGCCAGTCCTGTAAGCGCATCAGTGGAGCAGGAAAAGAAGATAGAAATTATTAAGCCAAAGGAGCTTTATTCCTTTTCTTTAAGAGAAGCCGATGTGAAGGATGTACTGCGTGCCATTGCCAAACAGACAAATTACAATATGGTAATAGAACCGGATGTGGAAGGCGAATGCACGGTTGATTTGAAGGATGTGACACTTGAAAAGGCGCTTGAATATATTGTCGAGCCATTGGAATTCAGCTATAAGATAGAAGGTAGAACAGCATATGTTTCAAAACCCAAACTTGAGACAAAGATTTTTCCCATCAACTACTTAGCGTTGAGAAAGACAGGTTTCAGCACTGTGTTCGGGAATACAGGAGGAACATCAACGGGAGGGGGCGCAGCTCCAACGGGAGGAACGTCAACTACCTCCGGGACAGGAGCCGCCGGAGCCGGTGCTTCAGGGAGTACCGTTATTCTGAGGAGTGAAACGGACTCAGATATCTGGAAAATCCTTGAGGAGAATGTTAAAAAGCTTAATTCCAAAGAGGGCACAGTATTTGTGAATAACCAGGCGAATATGGTAGTTGTCACCGATTACCCCAAGAACGTGAAGTCAGTGGTTAGATTTCTTGAGGGCATCGAGGCAATAGTACACAGGCAGGTAATGATCGAGGCCAAAATCGTGGAAGTTCAGTTGAACGATGGGTACAAGGAGGGTATCAACTGGCAGCTTCTTAATGGCAAATTATGGGATTATACCATAAATGTGGGTCAACAATTGAGATCCCCCATAGTCCTGCCGGGCGGGGCTCAAACCGCCACAGATTCGCCGTTTTTTGCCTTTTTTGTAGGCGGTCAACACTTGGACATAAACAATACCTTTGTTGAACTTCTGAAAACCCAGGGAACAATAAATATCGTATCCAGCCCCAAGATTGTTACCATGAATAACCAGAGGGCAGTCATCAAGGTTGCAAAGCAGGATGTCTACTTCGATGTCCAGCAGAGCACCGGTTCGGGAGCAGCCACGCCTACAGTTACTTACACCCCCAGGTTTATTAACGTAGGCCTCATACTGGACGTTATTCCCCAGATAGATGACATCGGGAATATCATCCTGAATATCCATCCAATGCTTACCAACAAGGTAAGTGAAGTTCTACAACCGATCAATACCGGAGTAGGCCCTACTACATATACCTCGGTCCCTGTCCTCGATGTGCGGGAGACGGATACGATGGTCAAGATGAAAGACGGTGACACGGTTATCATTGGAGGTCTTTTACAGGATTACAAGAAAAATGATGTTAAGGGGATACCGGGACTCATGTCGATCCCGCTTTTTGGCAAGTTGTTTTCATATACAGAAGAAACATCAACAAAAGTTGAGTTGGTAGTACTCCTGACGCCGAGGATTATATACAGCGGGGATAGGAAATGA
- a CDS encoding tetratricopeptide repeat protein, translating into MSIILDALKRAQEERKKITQMGFPKLSTTGSLDKKKWTFYGVAGGLVCLILIVLFFPFQKKQVQVQTAAVKSQPVTVAVPNPPQSPPLHLSSQSGGKGGEGGLQPVVSPAKAEVPAKNETNISVPTYPVASTQDKKVTDFQPSQLKKQPEAGKKVVAAYVPKRKAAPRQAPDTQKTMLPQEDTRVAVKKVDDEKIMNTFNEAIEETKIGRLEIAKGLYLSILEEKPDYVEALNNLGVIAMREGNTKEALLNFRKCLGYKKDYAKAYNNIGLVMMKTGDTKVAEEYFEKSIEMDRDKVEPYINLTAILRGEKRYDEASNLLESLIKRPVKDASVYLSLAIIKDEIGKYSDAIKYYRYYLNAGGNRKERNTVVNRLKILEENQATANR; encoded by the coding sequence ATGAGCATTATCCTCGATGCATTAAAGAGGGCGCAGGAAGAGAGAAAAAAGATTACACAAATGGGGTTTCCCAAGCTGAGTACAACTGGGTCCCTCGACAAAAAAAAATGGACCTTCTACGGAGTTGCAGGCGGCCTTGTATGTCTTATTCTCATTGTTTTGTTTTTCCCTTTTCAGAAAAAACAGGTACAGGTACAAACCGCTGCAGTAAAGAGCCAGCCCGTTACCGTTGCTGTCCCCAATCCCCCCCAATCCCCCCCTTTACACCTGTCCTCGCAAAGCGGGGGAAAGGGGGGCGAGGGGGGATTGCAGCCGGTAGTCTCTCCGGCTAAGGCCGAAGTTCCGGCAAAAAACGAGACTAATATAAGCGTTCCCACATATCCTGTCGCCTCAACCCAAGATAAAAAGGTTACGGACTTCCAGCCTTCACAATTGAAAAAACAGCCTGAAGCCGGGAAAAAAGTTGTTGCTGCCTATGTCCCTAAACGGAAGGCCGCGCCGAGACAGGCACCGGATACTCAGAAAACGATGTTACCTCAAGAAGATACACGGGTAGCGGTAAAGAAGGTTGATGACGAAAAAATCATGAATACCTTCAACGAGGCAATCGAAGAGACAAAGATCGGCAGGTTGGAGATTGCAAAGGGATTATATCTGAGCATCCTTGAAGAAAAGCCTGATTATGTTGAAGCCCTCAACAACCTCGGTGTCATAGCCATGAGGGAGGGTAACACGAAAGAGGCCCTGCTTAACTTCAGAAAATGCCTGGGATACAAGAAGGATTATGCAAAGGCATATAATAACATCGGGCTTGTTATGATGAAAACAGGAGACACCAAGGTTGCTGAAGAATATTTTGAGAAATCTATCGAGATGGACAGGGACAAGGTAGAGCCTTATATAAATCTTACTGCTATTCTAAGGGGCGAGAAAAGGTATGACGAAGCATCTAACTTGTTGGAATCATTAATTAAAAGACCTGTAAAAGACGCATCTGTCTATCTGTCTCTGGCAATTATAAAGGATGAGATAGGGAAGTATAGCGATGCGATAAAATACTACAGGTATTACCTTAATGCCGGGGGTAACAGGAAAGAAAGAAACACAGTCGTTAACAGGTTAAAGATACTTGAGGAAAATCAAGCTACAGCAAATCGTTGA